One Aquarana catesbeiana isolate 2022-GZ linkage group LG04, ASM4218655v1, whole genome shotgun sequence genomic region harbors:
- the CAMK2N2 gene encoding calcium/calmodulin-dependent protein kinase II inhibitor 2, whose product MSEILPYSEDKMGHYGSDTEVGQISFSCRLQDTSAFFGGNQQKRPPKLGQIGRAKRVVIEDDRIDEVLKGVSDKSPSGV is encoded by the exons ATGTCTGAGATTCTCCCCTACAGTGAGGATAAGATGGGGCACTATGGCTCAgacacagaggtggggcagatctCCTTCAGCTGCCGTCTTCAGGACACCAGCGCCTTTTTTGGGGGCAACCAGCAGAAAAGACCCCCAAAACTGGGACAGATCGGAAGAGCAAAGAGGG TTGTTATTGAAGATGACAGAATAGACGAGGTGCTGAAGGGGGTGTCGGACAAGTCTCCCTCCGGAGTATAA